Part of the Phycisphaerae bacterium genome, TTGAATCGATGATTGAATAGGCGCCATAGGCGGCGACGGCCATACCCGCCCAGTGCCATCCCAGAGTCATCATTGTGATGCCGCCGACCACAAACAGACTCGGCAACATCCATCGTCCCGGTCCACGCCCGCCTCCCAGCGGCGTGAATATCAGCTGCGCCATGGTCGGCAGAATGAAGATCGCGACAAGTAACGAGCCAAGAAGGGCAAAGGTCTTCGTATAGGCCAGAGGCTGAAACAGCTTGCCTTCCGGTCCTTCCAGGGCGAAGACAGGAAGGAATGCAATGATGGTCATCAGGATCGCAGTCGTGATGGCCGATCCGATCTCGCTCGTCGCCTCGTAGACAATGTCCCGTATTGGAATACGACCTCCCTTCTCCTCGAGATGACGCACAATATTCTCGGAGAGAATGATTCCCATGTCGTTCATGGTGCCGATTGCAATGGCAATGCCACCCAGGCTCATGAGATTCGAATCGACACCGAATGCCTTCATTAGAATGAAGCACATGGCAACGGTAAGCGGCAGCCCCAGCCCGATGACGGTGCAGCTTCGCAGATCGCGCAGGAACAGCATGACAACAAAAACGGTGACGAGCAGTTCCTCCCAGAGCGCGTCACGGAGCGTACCCAGCGTTTCGTTGATCAGATCAGTGCGATCGTAGAACGGCACGATCTTCACGGTGCTTGTTGTTCCGTCTGGAAGCGTCCGGGTCGGCAAAGCGCCGCTCTGTTCCAGTTCGGCGATTCGACGCTTCACGCTCTCAATAACCTTGAGCGGATTGGCGCCGTAACGCACGAGCACGACGCCGCCCACAGCCTCGACGCCCTCCTTATCCAGGACTCCGCGACGAAGGGCCGGGCCGATCTGCACACGTGCCACATTGCTGACATATATCGGCACACCGGCGGTCTGCCTGATCACGATCTCTTCGACATCCCTGGTGCTCTTGATGAAACCCTTGCCGCGGACGACATACTCGACGCCGTTCCATTCGATCGTACCCGCTCCCACGTCGATATTTGCCTGCGCAACCGATTCAAACACTTCCTGAAGCCGAACGCTGTGCGCCCTCATCGCGTCGGGATCCACATCAATCTGATATTCGCGGACATAGCCGCCGACGCTTGCGACCTCGCTGACACCGGGAACACCCTGAAGCGCGTAGCGAACCGTCCAGTCCTGAAGGCTCCTCAGTTCCATCAGGTCAAAACCGCCTCGAGACCCCTCCAAGGTATACCAGAAAACCTGTCCCAATCCGGTTGCATCCGGTCCCAGCGAAGGCGTCACGCCGGCCGGTAATCGCTGCTGAGCCACGTTCAACTTCTCGAGAACACGGGAACGGCACCAGTAGAAGTCATGCTGATCGTCAAAAATGACATATACAACTGAAAACCCGAACATCGAGAACGCGCGAATCGACTTGAAACCCGCCGTGCCCTGAAGCGTCGTCGTCAACGGATATGTGATCTGATCCTCCACGTCCTCCGGAGACCGGCCGGGCCAGTCCGTGAAGATCACCTGCTGGTTCTCGCCCAGATCGGGAAATGCGTCGACGGGAATCGGATCGCGCGGAACGATCTCACTGGTGACATTGAACGGCATCACCCTCCAGCCCCAGAACAGCGTGAACGCGAGCAACAGCAGCACGACCAGCTTGTTATGCAGGCAATAGTGAATAACCCGATCAACAAGGCCCATCGAGCGCGGCATGTTCGGCGATTCGTTTGTCACTGCCGCTTCTCCCTTCCGTCTCCCCCGATCTCGCCCTGAATGACGCCGCAGCGGAGCATCCGCGACCCGAAGTATGCGTTGTTAATGGTCGTGTCAGCCTGAAACCACTGCGCGCCCTTGTCGTCGAACGCCATGGGACAGAAGGCCCGGTAGATCGGCGTCGCCCGTGAATGACCGAACGTGCGGAGATACAATTCGATCGGCTCATTGACTTGGGGCAATCGCTCCCGAATTGCCGCGATTCCCGAATCGGCATCAAGTGTCGCGGCCTCGCCAATTGCCTTCATCAGCTCAGAAAAACGTGCCGCATCGGCAGGAGGCAATCCGAGTGCCCCTGTCGATTCATTATCCGTTCCAACGGATTTCCAGGCTTTTTCGGCTGATCCGCTGATCGCCGAGAGCGCCGCTCTCGCCCTCGCCACATCGTCTGCGGCGAGCGACTTCACAAGTTCGAGATATCCATCAATCACCGGGGCGGCGACGGCATGATAGGCCGCACCAGCCACTGCGCGCGAAACAACCGCCTTCGATAGTGCCGTTGTCGAGGCACCTCGTCCCATTGAATCGCCGCCGCTGGACCGGTTCCCAGCCTGCATCATGCTCGGCTTCGCATGAATCTGCATCGCCGAATCAATCTGGAGCGCGCCGCGCGTGACCACACGTTCGCCCTCGTTCAGCCCGGCCAATACCAGATACCAGTCACCCGCCCGCATCCCGAGCTGGACCTCGCGCCCCTCGAAGATCGGCCCGTCTTCCGTATCGTGCTCGACATAGACAACGGCACGCTCGCCGGTATGCAGCACGCTCGTCACCGGGATTGAAAGCACCTTCACCGACCCGGCCTGTGACGCGGCATATCCCAGCGACTCCGCCAGCACCAGCGCCATTCCGCACTGGTCGCACTTGCCCGGCCCGTCTCGGACAACCTCCAAATGCATGGGACAGACATATTTGCCGGCCAGTTCGTTTCCAAGCACATTCCCGCCTTCCCCCAGCTCCACATGCACCTTGGCCCGCACGAACATCCCCGGGCGCAACGACATATCGTCATTCGACACGTTCACACGCACCCTGACCGTCCGAGTCGAATCGGTTAACACCGGATCGATGAAGGAAATCGGCTCTTTCATGGATCGTCCCGCGAATGCCTCTGCTTCGAATTCGACCATCTGTCCATGCCGCAGGTATTGCACGTCGGATTCGTATGCGTCCAGCATCACCCACACGCGCGTCACATCAACCACTGTGAAGAGTCGCGTTCCCGTCTCGACATACATCCCCTGATATCCGAGCTTCTCCAGCACCCAGCCGGTCACCGGCGCATCGATCCGCATGTGATCGGAGGCCTTGCCATCGCGTTCCAGTCGCTGAATTTCATCGCTGGGAATGCCCCACAATTCCAGCTTTCGACGGGCGGCCTCAAGCACCGTGTCCGCGGGACGCGGCCCGGCAGGCAACTCGTCCGCTCCGCCCGCCGGCGACATGCGATCCCGGCCGCCGGCCTGTCTGACCCGGGCAAGCGCCAGCAGGTATTCCCGCTGCGCGACCAACAGTTCCGGACTGTACAATTCGGCGAGATGGTCGCCCTTGCGAACCAGTATGCCGGTGTAATCGACGAACAACCGATCGATTCGCCCCGCTACATAACTGCTGAGATAGGTCGCGCGAGTTTCATCGAGCGCCACCTTGCCCACCAGGCGAATCTCGTGCGTCAGTTCCCGCGCTTCCGCGGCGGTCGTTTCCACGCGTGCCAGAACCCGCGCCCGTTCCGAAAGCGACATGCGAGCGGCAGATGCATCGCCATCGTCGGACGTGACCGGCACCAGATCCATGAAGCAGATCGGACACTGACCGAACTGCGGAAGGCGAACGTTCGGATGCATCGAACAGGTCCAGATCGTTGGCTTCGATCCATCTGCGACAGCCTCGCCCCCAGCGTGACTCGCGCCGTCCGTTGACGAACATCGTCCAACCATGAAAGCCGTGGCAAGCAGGATCATGAGCGCGAGGCTCACCACCAATTGATTGCGCCGAACGGAATAAAGCATCCCAATCGGCCAGGAGCGCGGCCGCTCCGCGTCTCGGTTATTCGCCGTCATCTGTCACCTCGTTGTCTTCAACACGATCGCCACCGTCCGCCACGTTTGAACGCTCCCCCTGATCCATTCGTGCAATGCCCATGGCGCCACCGACCGCACGCTCAAGCTCGGCCTCGATCAAGAGGCAATCTCGAAGAAACTCGAGCATCTTCTGGCGCGTGGCGATCGCATCCTCCTGGGTTCGCAGATAGATCGTCAGATCGGTCTGCCCCGAAATATAGGATTCCCGCGCGAGTTCCAGATTCCGCTCCACTTCCGGCATGATGACATCACGGAACAACCGAAGCTGACCGTACGCATCGACCTGCCGAGCAAGCAACGTGCGGACGTCCTTGACGATTGACTGAAGCAGGTCATCGTAAGACGCCAGTCGCTGGCGATACTCATGAATCGCTCGAGCGGTCTGCGCCTGGCCCCAATCGAAGATCGGCAATTCGAATTCGATCATCGGCCCAAGAGTGTAGGTAACGTCGCGTGTCGGCCGAGGCATCGGCGCGATCTGCGAGACAGGCGGCCCCATCTGCTGCATTCCTCGACCGCCGTTCATCCCATTCGACAGACCTCTGACAAAGCCGCTCGCCGCAGCATCCGATGCCCGCGCTCGCAGGCTCGCGCCGCGCGTCCGTCCACGGGGTGACCGTTCGAAGGTGAACCCCAACGCCAGGTCAGGCCATCCCTCCCGCCGCGCGAGCTTGACCTTGCTCAGCGCGCTTTCCGCCACCCACTCCGCGCTCTTCAGGTCCAGACGCTGATCGGATGCCAGCAGCACAAGTTCCACTTCGTCACGGGGCGGTGGCGAGCGATCGGCGATTTCCTGGAGAGGTCGCACCGCCCATGAGACCGGTGCATCGGCCGCCCCCATCAGGGCAAGCAGTTGGTACTTCTTCTCCGCAAGTTCGGTCTGCATCGCGAGGCGCTCGGACTGCAATCGCTCCTCCCGAATGCGCGAAAGATTCACCTCGACCTGACTGGACTGCCCGGCCTGCGAGCGCGCCTGAATGATGCTGGTAGATTCCGACACGAGTTCGATATTCTCGCGAATCAACTCAATCGCCCGCTGGGCATACTGCACTTCCACATATGCCGTCTTCGCCGCCTTCACGGTGTCGACCGCGCGATCCGCTGAGCGGAGCACTGCCTCCTGCAGTGCCGCGGACGCCACTTTCCTCCGGACCGGGATCAACCAGAGATCTTGCAGCGGTTGCATCGGCAGCGCGCCGCCGCGGAGCATCACACGGCCGCCTCCTGACGGGAACATCATCATGAAGTTGAACACCGGATTCGACATGAGACCCGCCTGCACCAGTTCCGCGTCGGCCTGCCCGATGAATTCGAGGTCCGCGCGCAGCGCACGATTGTTGCGCAACGCCGTCGCGATCACGGTTTCCGGATCGAGCATTACCACTTGACGAAGACCATTCGCCGT contains:
- a CDS encoding TolC family protein, whose product is MNSRLRNFRPVMTGVVCFCSAAGCQGPDTTSQYQKAAEWVESRTGIVPDWESPWDETANGLRQVVMLDPETVIATALRNNRALRADLEFIGQADAELVQAGLMSNPVFNFMMMFPSGGGRVMLRGGALPMQPLQDLWLIPVRRKVASAALQEAVLRSADRAVDTVKAAKTAYVEVQYAQRAIELIRENIELVSESTSIIQARSQAGQSSQVEVNLSRIREERLQSERLAMQTELAEKKYQLLALMGAADAPVSWAVRPLQEIADRSPPPRDEVELVLLASDQRLDLKSAEWVAESALSKVKLARREGWPDLALGFTFERSPRGRTRGASLRARASDAAASGFVRGLSNGMNGGRGMQQMGPPVSQIAPMPRPTRDVTYTLGPMIEFELPIFDWGQAQTARAIHEYRQRLASYDDLLQSIVKDVRTLLARQVDAYGQLRLFRDVIMPEVERNLELARESYISGQTDLTIYLRTQEDAIATRQKMLEFLRDCLLIEAELERAVGGAMGIARMDQGERSNVADGGDRVEDNEVTDDGE
- a CDS encoding efflux RND transporter periplasmic adaptor subunit — its product is MTANNRDAERPRSWPIGMLYSVRRNQLVVSLALMILLATAFMVGRCSSTDGASHAGGEAVADGSKPTIWTCSMHPNVRLPQFGQCPICFMDLVPVTSDDGDASAARMSLSERARVLARVETTAAEARELTHEIRLVGKVALDETRATYLSSYVAGRIDRLFVDYTGILVRKGDHLAELYSPELLVAQREYLLALARVRQAGGRDRMSPAGGADELPAGPRPADTVLEAARRKLELWGIPSDEIQRLERDGKASDHMRIDAPVTGWVLEKLGYQGMYVETGTRLFTVVDVTRVWVMLDAYESDVQYLRHGQMVEFEAEAFAGRSMKEPISFIDPVLTDSTRTVRVRVNVSNDDMSLRPGMFVRAKVHVELGEGGNVLGNELAGKYVCPMHLEVVRDGPGKCDQCGMALVLAESLGYAASQAGSVKVLSIPVTSVLHTGERAVVYVEHDTEDGPIFEGREVQLGMRAGDWYLVLAGLNEGERVVTRGALQIDSAMQIHAKPSMMQAGNRSSGGDSMGRGASTTALSKAVVSRAVAGAAYHAVAAPVIDGYLELVKSLAADDVARARAALSAISGSAEKAWKSVGTDNESTGALGLPPADAARFSELMKAIGEAATLDADSGIAAIRERLPQVNEPIELYLRTFGHSRATPIYRAFCPMAFDDKGAQWFQADTTINNAYFGSRMLRCGVIQGEIGGDGREKRQ